A portion of the Haemorhous mexicanus isolate bHaeMex1 chromosome 3, bHaeMex1.pri, whole genome shotgun sequence genome contains these proteins:
- the FBXO9 gene encoding F-box only protein 9 has protein sequence MAEAEDDCHADLVRTDDSERSGEANLQAELQMFRAQWMFELAPGVSSSGLEPLPCRASSREPGLKSVDARGKQEIAKEEKAKELFLKAVEEEQNGALYEAIKFYRLAMQLVPDIEFKITYTRSADGDGVGKRCVEDSKEDDKMADLLTDFQQQLTLQESSVKLCQPEVYVSQTHISALPMEVLMYIFRWVVSSDLDLRSLEQLSLVCRGFYICARDPEIWHQVCLKIWGRSCNKLVPYASWRDMFLERPRVRFDGVYVSKTKYIRQGEQSLDGFYRAWHQVEYYRYLRFFPDGQVMMLTTPEDPQSIVPRLRTKNTRTDAILLGHYRLSQETDNQTKVFAVIMKKKEEKPVDYHKYRYFRRVPAQETDHSFHVGLQLCSSGRQRFNKLVWIHHSCHITCRSTGETAVTTFDIDKMYTPLFFARVKSFTAYSEKPL, from the exons ATG GCAGAAGCTGAAGATGATTGTCACGCTGATTTGGTAAGAACCGATGACAGTGAAAGATCTGGTGAAGCAAATCTTCAG GCAGAGCTCCAGATGTTCAGAGCTCAGTGGATGTTTGAGCTTGCCCCAGGTGTGAGTTCTAGTGGGTTGGAACCTCTGCCATGCAGGGCGTCGTCAAGAGAACCTGGACTAAAGTCTGTCGATGCCAGGGGAAAACAGGAGATagcaaaagaggaaaag GCAAAAGAACTTTTCCTGAAGGCAGTGGAAGAAGAACAAAATGGGGCCCTTTATGAAG CCATCAAGTTTTATCGTCTAGCCATGCAGCTTGTACCTGATATAGAGTTTAAGATCACCTATACACGGTCTGCAGACGGTGATGGAGTTGGAAAGAGGTG CGTTGAGGATAGCAAAGAGGATGACAAAATGGCAGATCTCCTGACGGATTTCCAGCAGCAGTTAACTCTTCAGGAATCTTCAGTCAAACTTTGTCAGCCTGAAGTTTATGTCAGCCAGACACACATCTCAG CGTTGCCTATGGAAGTACTAATGTACATTTTCCGATGGGTGGTTTCAAGTGACTTGGATCTGAGATCATTGGAGCAATTATCTCTTGTTTGTCGAGGATTTTACATTTGTGCCAG AGATCCTGAAATCTGGCATCAAGTCTGTTTGAAAAtatggggcaggagctgcaatAAACTTGTTCCATATGCGTCTTGGAGGGACATGTTTTTGGAAAGGCCTCGCGTTCGATTTGATG gTGTATATGTCAGCAAGACAAAATACATACGTCAAGGAGAACAGTCTCTTGATGGTTTCTATAGAGCATGGCACCAAGTGGAATATTACAG GTATTTGAGATTCTTTCCAGATGGTCAAGTTATGATGCTGACAACTCCTGAAGATCCTCAATCTATAGTTCCTCGCTTACGGACTAAAAACACAAG AACGGATGCAATCTTGCTTGGCCATTATCGCCTTTCCCAGGAAACAGACAATCAAACCAAAGTATTTGCTgtaataatgaagaaaaaggaagag AAACCAGTTGATTACCACAAATACAGGTATTTCCGCCGAGTTCCTGCTCAAGAAACGGATCACAGTTTCCATGTAGGACTACAGTTGTGCTCCAGTGGGCGCCAGAGGTTCAACAAACTTGTGTGGATACATCATTCTTGTCACATCACTTGCAG ATCGACTGGTGAGACAGCTGTTACTACTTTCGACATTGACAAAATGTACACCCCTTTGTTCTTTGCACGAGTGAAGAGTTTTACTGCATATTCAGAAAAGCCGCTCTAA
- the GCM1 gene encoding chorion-specific transcription factor GCMa has protein sequence MLKGADDSVMEQEDSASQHGEMMSWDINDIKLPQHVSQTDWFQEWPDSYVKHIYSSEDKNAQRHHSSWAMRNTNNHNSRILKKSCLGVVVCDNNCSTLDGRKIYLRPAICDKARQKQQRKCCPNCNGPLRLLSCRGHGGYPVTNFWRHEGQFIFFQSKGAHDHPRPETKLEAEARRSIQKAKTAFSPSSLRLKRIQEIESLTGAVPTQEPLLLPIRDVHMPPAILRGMLLSKSSQKPMLSSCSGHLPYLRTAGEDGASREAPTWSRSLSLRGTPRAERLRSVPALPSTAPSPQQCTHLSTQHVLPMAEGGHDPFRSDTGPLGDGSCGKQSPLAYRDACLCVPPQAAPQGGPCPMASGAQPHTQLSLPPRGSQGDRGGGGHQVCLKYCNNDVFFNLNLLQ, from the exons ATGCTGAAAGGTGCAGATGATTCTGTTATGGAGCAGGAGGACTCTGCTTCCCAACATGGAGAAATGATGAGCTGGGATATCAATGACATCAAACTTCCTCAG CATGTGAGCCAGACAGACTGGTTTCAAGAATGGCCAGATTCCTATGTAAAACATATCTATAGCTCAGAGGATAAAAACGCTCAGAGGCACCACAGCAGCTGGGCAATGAGAAACACCAACAACCACAACTCTCGCATCTTAAAAAAGTCCTGCCTTGGGGTGGTGGTTTGTGATAACAACTGCTCTACCTTGGATGGGAGGAAGATCTACCTAAGACCAGCCATATGTGATAAAGCCAGGCAAAAACAACAGC GAAAATGCTGTCCAAACTGCAATGGACCACTGCGGCTCCTTTCCTGCCGAGGCCATGGTGGTTATCCAGTTACCAACTTCTGGAGGCATGAAGGCCAATTCATATTTTTCCAG TCCAAAGGAGCTCACGACCACCCACGTCCAGAAACAAAATtagaagcagaagcaagaagATCAATCCAAAAAGCAAAGACAGCGTTTTCTCCATCTTCTCTAAGACTAAAAAGAATCCAGGAGATTGAG TCTCTGACAGGTGCAGTGCCGACACAGGAGCCTTTGCTTCTTCCCATCCGGGATGTTCACATGCCACCTGCTATTTTAAGGGGCATGCTTTTAAGCAAAAGCTCCCAGAAGCCaatgctgagcagctgctctggacatcTTCCATACCTGAGGACAGCTGGGGAGGACGGGGCCTCCAGAGAGGCACCCACCTGGAGCCGAAGCCTGTCCCTCAGGGGGACCCCCAGAGCCGAGAGGCTGcgcagtgtccctgccctgcccagcacagccccttctCCCCAGCAGTGCACCCACCTCAGCACCCAGCAcgtcctgcccatggcagagggtggccATGACCCCTTCAGGTCCGACACAGGCCCTTTGGGAGATGGATCCTGTGGGAAGCAATCCCCGCTGGCCTACAGAGACGCCTGCCTCTGTGTGCCGCCCCAGGCCGCGCCTCAGGGAGGGCCCTGCCCCATGGCCAGTGGGGCACAGCCTCACACACAGCTCTCGCTGCCTCCAAGGGGAAGCCAAGGAGACAGGGGTGGGGGAGGGCACCAAGTCTGTCTCAAGTACTGCAACAACGATGTGTTTTTTAACCTGAACCTGTTACAGTGA